From Candidatus Deferrimicrobium sp.:
CGCTGACGCGTACAACAATCGCGGGATCGTTCGGGTCCGCCTCGGCAGGACGCAGGAGGGGTTGGCCGATTTCGAGGCCGCGGGAGAGAGCAGCCCGGCAGGCGCCCGGGCCCTCTGGAACGCCTACCAGCTGTACCTGCAGGAGTTCCGTCTGGACCAGGCTTCCCGGATTCAGCCGGACGCCTGGGCCGGAATCCGCAGTCTCGTTCCCTTCGATTACCGCGCCGAAGAGATGACCCACGGCGAATTGGTCGCTTCGCCGCTGCGGGTCGGCGACGTGTGGAGCGCCGTGTTCGCCGGGCGGGAAGAATGGGTTCGGGAGGCCCCGGGGAGCGCGTTCCACGACCGGTTCTTCCGCCCCATCCCGGGGAAATGGGTCTTTGCGTTTCTCGCGGCCGGGTTCATCTGGGCGACGCTGTGGAAACTGCTCTCCTTGAAGATCTGGATGAACAGCGCCTGCCGTTCTTGCGGCGCCACGACCATGATCGTCGGGAGCCGCGAAGCCACGGACATCTGCAAAGCGTGTCGCGCACAGGTCGGCAAAGGGATCCGCAGCGGGGAGGAGCGCGAGCGTCGGGGATTGAGCATAGCGCTGCACCGGCGGTATGTCCGCGCCTGTTCCGCCCTGTTGCCGGGGGCGGGAGCCCTCTGGGCGGGGAAAGAGAACCGGACCATGGTGTACGGCCTCCTCCTTTCCCTTTCCGCCGGCATGTTCACCGTCTCATGGAGCGCCGGCAGGACGGCAGGAGGACTGATCGGCGATATGCAGACCGATATCTGGAGGGCGGCGCTGGGTGCGGTCGCGATTCTTTGGCTGTTCGGGGCCGTCTGGGGATGGCGCTCGTTCGAGACCCTTCAACGGAATTATGCCGTCGCCGGGGAAAGGCCGTAGCGATGCAGGGGAAGATCGCCGACTTCGGCATCCCGGATATCTTCCAGCTCATCTCCTCCCAGGGGAAGAGCGGTTCCCTCGCGATCTCCGGGGAGGAACGCGTGACGATCTTTCTCTTCTCCGGAGGAATGATCGTGGACGTCCAGCCGGATCGCCGTGAATCGAAATCCCTTCTCGGCACGATGCTCCGGGATGCGGGGTACCTGACGGACTCCGAGCTCAAGCGGTTCCTCTCCGCCCAAGGGACGGGCGGGAAGAAGATCGGCGAAATCCTGGTCGAAAAGGGGAAGGTCTCGAAGGAGATCCTCGGCCGGTACCTCGTCCTGCAGGTCAAGGAGTGCCTGTTCGACGTACTCATGCTGCGCGAGGGAGAGTATCGATTCGAGGTGTTCGCCGTACGTCCCGCCACGTGGGGAGGGGAACCGATTCGCCCGGATGTCCTCCTGATGGAGGGGATGCAATTCCTGGATGAATATCCGCGATATCGCGGTATATTTCCCTCCGGCGATTATCGGGTTACTCGGAAGAGGGGAGTGCGCGTCGATCCGAACGCCTTGCCCGAAGAGGAACGGATCTTATGGATGGCACTCGACTTCTCGGAGGATCCGAACCGCGTCTACCGGAAGGCGTGCCTCACGGGATTCGAGGGGATCAAAGCGCTGGCCGCCCTCCTCCAGCGGGGGCTGATCGAGGTATTGGCGGCGGAGCCCGGAGTCCGTGTCGACCCCGGCAAGCGCCTGCGCGACGAGATCGCATTCCGGCGCCGATTCGACGCGATCAGGATGGCGCTTTGGGGCGTGGCGGTGGCTGCGTCGGCCGTGTGGGTCTACCGGGGGCTCCTCTCCCGGTGCGTGTTCCGGACCTTCACGGCATGGATAGACTTCTTCTGATGCGGGAGGCGGGCGCGGTGAACGACGCGAGGGAAGAGACGGTCCGGTTCGAGGATGCCTCCGTCCTGCGGGACCTCTTCGGAGTGCACGACTCCCACCTGAAGGCCCTCGAACGGGCGCTTGGGGTGACGATCCGGCCCGGCGGCAACGAGGCGCGAGTCTCGGGGGATGCGATCCCGGTGGAGCTGGCGGGGAAGGTCCTGTCCGGTCTGTACCGGGTGCTTCGGCGCGGCATTCCGGTCACCGGGAACGACGTCGAGGCGGCGATCCGCATCGTCTCCGCCGACAGGAATGCCGACGTGTCCGCGGTGTTCGAGGACGTGGTGTTCAAGTCGTCGCGGAACCGCACGATCACGCCCAAAAGCGTCGCCCAGAAGCAATACCTCGACGCTATCCGTGAGTTCGATATCGTCTTCGGCGTGGGTCCCGCAGGGACGGGGAAAACGTTTCTTGCGATGGCGATGGCGGTCGGGTACCTCTTGCGCAAGGAGGTGAAAAGGATCGTCCTGGTCCGGCCTGCGGTGGAGGCGGGGGAGCGGCTCGGTTTCCTCCCCGGGGACATGGCGGAAAAGGTGAACCCGTACCTGCGCCCTCTCCACGACGCGCTGTACACCATGCTCGAGTTCGAACAGGCGGCGAAGCTCATGGAACGGGGGACGATCGAGGTGGCTCCGCTGGCCTTCATGCGGGGCCGAACCTTGAACGACTCCTTCGTCATCCTTGACGAGGCGCAGAACACGACTTCCGAGCAGATGAAGATGTTCCTCACCCGGATCGGCTTCGGTTCCCGGGCGGTGATCACGGGGGACATCACGCAGACGGATCTTCCGTCGGGAAAGGTTTCGGGGTTGAACGAGGCGATCGCCATCCTTGACGGGGTGGCGGGGATCCGGTTCTGCCGGTTCACCGACATCGACGTGGTCCGGCACCCCATCGTCCAGGAGATCATCAAGGCGTATGAGCGGTTCGAAAAGCGCGACCAGGAACAGTAGCCGTTCGCCGGAGAACGGGGCGTCGCCGCGGGGCCGCTACTGGCGGGTCCTCGCGCTGAGCCTCGGGTCGGGCGCCATCTTTGCGATCCTCTTCTACCTCTGGGGTCGGGAACTCTTTCCGAGAGCGGCGGGTCGGTGGGGAGGGGCCTTCCCCTTCATCGGCGCGGTCGCGCTCACGCTGGCCGTCGCCCTCTTTCTTTCGGAATGGTTCGGATTCGCCGGCCGCGAGGTCCGAAAGGTCCGGCTGGCGGCGCGGGACTTCCTCTTCCTCTGCTCTCTCGCTCTCCTCCTGTTCTTCACGGCAAAAGCGGTGATCGACCTGCTGGCGGAGATCCCGGCGCTCGAGCACGGCGTTCCGACACGGGTGTACGCCTATCTGATCCCCCTGCCCGCCTTTGCGATGGTGGTCCGGGTACTCATCAACTCCGAGACGTCGATCCTCTTCACGGTCGCCGCGTCGGTCCTTGCGGCCGCCGCCGTCTCGGGGAGCTGGCCTGCGCTCCTGTTCCTCCTCCTGGCCGGAACTGCCGGCGCTGCGCGCGCCCGCCGGGTGCCGGACCGGTCCCGGATGCTGTTGGCCGGTGCGCAGACCGCGCCCGTGTGCGCTCTCGCTGCGGCGGCCCTCGAGTTTTCCTTCCACGGTGGGGGGGGGGTGCTGTGGGCCGGGATCTTCGGCGCCGTCAACGGCCTCCTGTCCGGGCCGATCGCTCTCGCGGTCATGCCGGTGGCGGAGTCCGCCTTCGGCTACGCGAGCGACATCCGCCTGATGGAACTGTCCGGCACCGGTCACCCTCTCCTCTCCCGCCTGATGATGGAGGCTCCCGGGACGTTCCACCACAGCGTGATGGTCGGGACGCTGGCGGAGGCCGGCGCGCTCGCCATCGGCGCCAACCCGGTGCTTTGCCGCGTCGCCGCCCTCTACCACGACATTGGAAAACTCGGGAAGCCCATGTACTATTCCGAGAACCAGGCCGGCGTGGTGAACGTCCACGATGCCATGTCTCCCGGGCTCTCCCGTGCGGTGATCCTTTCCCACGTGAAGGAGGGGGTTCGCATGGCGGGGGAGTACCGGTTGGGAGACCGGATCACCGAGATCATCGGGCAGCACCACGGGACGAGCCTTCTGTACTTTTTCCTCGACAAGGCGAAGCCGATGATCCAGGACCGGAAGGCGTCGGAGGAGATGTTCCGGTACCCGGGACCGAAGCCGAAGACGCGCGAGGCGGCGATCATCATGCTGGCCGACGCGGCCGAGGCGGCGGTGAGAAGTCTTGGCCGCCCCGCGCCCCAGGAGGTGGACGAGACCGTCACCGCAATCGTCAACCGGATCTACCTCGACGGCCAGTTGAACGAGTGCGACCTTACGCTGCGCGACCTGCACGCCGTCGGCCGAGCGATCAGCCAGGTCCTCGCCGCCGTCGCGCACGGCCGCGTGGACTACCCGGAAGCAGGGAAGGGTGCCGTATGACGCGGCGGCACATCGCGACACAAGCCACCAAGGGGTGTTTCTCGGCAGATTGTACGGCAGGAGGGAGTCACTCTGGGGTGCAGGCGCTTTCAGGGGACATACCTGCCAAGGGGGGACATTCCTGGATCAACTCCGGGACACAGGGAAGGAGCGTCCTCCCACTGCGGGAAGGTGTGTCCCCTGCCCATGACCGATACCGTGTCAGCCTTCGTCAGGACCTACGCCCGGCTCCGTTTCCAGGACGGCGGCTGAAGGCGTATGCCCGCGCGGCGCTCGCTCTCCTGTCGACGAGCGGAGCCGACGTGCGTGTCCGCGTGGTCGGGGACGCCGCGATCGCGCGCTGGAATCGGGAATATCTCGGCCGGGACCGCCCCACGAACGTCCTCTCCTTCCCGGAGGCCGATGGCGTCCCGGCGCTTGGCTCTTGCGTTGCGGGGGACATCGTCGTTTCCGCGACGACCTGCCTTTCGGAGACCGGCGGATGGAAGGAAGACCCGGAGGCGCGGGTTTTCTTCTTCGTCCTCCACGGCATCCTCCACCTCGCGGGATACGACCACGAAGGCGGCGGCGCGCAGGCGCGTCGGA
This genomic window contains:
- a CDS encoding tetratricopeptide repeat protein, with protein sequence SGALRQYGPGLLGYAVWLVLFAATSACWFAIWSSLNLFLRACPALTSDVARLLKGFPRPEIVASGIVIAGVVVPVAGGVGIAAAAVFWIALSIAYLRRGELVIGGTAILLLVGVFLSGGFLEAMHPVAGKARQGGWLGGEGYYYRNKSDSGDRGQDPLNGPAWEHMARFARARAMMQGGDLRTAESLWTDLILEGGNPADAYNNRGIVRVRLGRTQEGLADFEAAGESSPAGARALWNAYQLYLQEFRLDQASRIQPDAWAGIRSLVPFDYRAEEMTHGELVASPLRVGDVWSAVFAGREEWVREAPGSAFHDRFFRPIPGKWVFAFLAAGFIWATLWKLLSLKIWMNSACRSCGATTMIVGSREATDICKACRAQVGKGIRSGEERERRGLSIALHRRYVRACSALLPGAGALWAGKENRTMVYGLLLSLSAGMFTVSWSAGRTAGGLIGDMQTDIWRAALGAVAILWLFGAVWGWRSFETLQRNYAVAGERP
- a CDS encoding DUF4388 domain-containing protein: MQGKIADFGIPDIFQLISSQGKSGSLAISGEERVTIFLFSGGMIVDVQPDRRESKSLLGTMLRDAGYLTDSELKRFLSAQGTGGKKIGEILVEKGKVSKEILGRYLVLQVKECLFDVLMLREGEYRFEVFAVRPATWGGEPIRPDVLLMEGMQFLDEYPRYRGIFPSGDYRVTRKRGVRVDPNALPEEERILWMALDFSEDPNRVYRKACLTGFEGIKALAALLQRGLIEVLAAEPGVRVDPGKRLRDEIAFRRRFDAIRMALWGVAVAASAVWVYRGLLSRCVFRTFTAWIDFF
- a CDS encoding PhoH family protein produces the protein MDRLLLMREAGAVNDAREETVRFEDASVLRDLFGVHDSHLKALERALGVTIRPGGNEARVSGDAIPVELAGKVLSGLYRVLRRGIPVTGNDVEAAIRIVSADRNADVSAVFEDVVFKSSRNRTITPKSVAQKQYLDAIREFDIVFGVGPAGTGKTFLAMAMAVGYLLRKEVKRIVLVRPAVEAGERLGFLPGDMAEKVNPYLRPLHDALYTMLEFEQAAKLMERGTIEVAPLAFMRGRTLNDSFVILDEAQNTTSEQMKMFLTRIGFGSRAVITGDITQTDLPSGKVSGLNEAIAILDGVAGIRFCRFTDIDVVRHPIVQEIIKAYERFEKRDQEQ
- a CDS encoding HDIG domain-containing metalloprotein, with product MSGSKSATRNSSRSPENGASPRGRYWRVLALSLGSGAIFAILFYLWGRELFPRAAGRWGGAFPFIGAVALTLAVALFLSEWFGFAGREVRKVRLAARDFLFLCSLALLLFFTAKAVIDLLAEIPALEHGVPTRVYAYLIPLPAFAMVVRVLINSETSILFTVAASVLAAAAVSGSWPALLFLLLAGTAGAARARRVPDRSRMLLAGAQTAPVCALAAAALEFSFHGGGGVLWAGIFGAVNGLLSGPIALAVMPVAESAFGYASDIRLMELSGTGHPLLSRLMMEAPGTFHHSVMVGTLAEAGALAIGANPVLCRVAALYHDIGKLGKPMYYSENQAGVVNVHDAMSPGLSRAVILSHVKEGVRMAGEYRLGDRITEIIGQHHGTSLLYFFLDKAKPMIQDRKASEEMFRYPGPKPKTREAAIIMLADAAEAAVRSLGRPAPQEVDETVTAIVNRIYLDGQLNECDLTLRDLHAVGRAISQVLAAVAHGRVDYPEAGKGAV
- the ybeY gene encoding rRNA maturation RNase YbeY; translated protein: MTRRHIATQATKGCFSADCTAGGSHSGVQALSGDIPAKGGHSWINSGTQGRSVLPLREGVSPAHDRYRVSLRQDLRPAPFPGRRLKAYARAALALLSTSGADVRVRVVGDAAIARWNREYLGRDRPTNVLSFPEADGVPALGSCVAGDIVVSATTCLSETGGWKEDPEARVFFFVLHGILHLAGYDHEGGGAQARRMRRKELALYRRVLDEEGRGRSR